One Clupea harengus chromosome 3, Ch_v2.0.2, whole genome shotgun sequence DNA window includes the following coding sequences:
- the LOC105908786 gene encoding achaete-scute homolog 1b-like, whose amino-acid sequence MESTTITTTEMAPGLCSFGLSERRATITLHAPAQECALPNAEAYQSQTKVLKRQRSTSPELLRCKRRLSFNGLGYAIPQELPVAVARRNERERNRVKQVNMGFQTLRQHVPNGAANKKMSKVETLRSAVEYIRALQQLLDEHDAVSAAFQCGVPSPTISNTYSAEPESPQSTYSSDEGSCEQLSSEDQELLDFTTWFDRY is encoded by the coding sequence ATGGAAAGCACCACCATCACAACTACGGAGATGGCACCAGGTTTGTGTTCTTTCGGACTCTCTGAGAGGCGTGCCACCATCACCTTGCACGCTCCAGCACAAGAGTGCGCTCTGCCCAACGCGGAGGCATACCAAAGCCAGACGAAGGTGCTGAAAAGACAGCGCTCGACGTCGCCCGAACTTCTGCGCTGCAAGAGGAGACTCAGCTTCAATGGGCTTGGCTACGCTATTCCGCAGGAGCTGCCCGTAGCTGTGGCCAGACGCAACGAGCGCGAAAGGAATCGGGTCAAGCAGGTTAACATGGGCTTCCAGACCCTCCGCCAGCACGTGCCGAACGGGGCGGCCAACAAGAAGATGAGCAAGGTGGAGACTCTTCGCTCCGCCGTAGAGTACATCCGCGCGCTCCAGCAACTCTTGGACGAGCATGACGCGGTCTCGGCGGCGTTCCAGTGCGGTGTCCCCTCGCCGACTATCTCCAACACATACTCTGCCGAACCTGAGTCGCCTCAGTCAACTTACTCTTCCGACGAAGGAAGTTGCGAGCAGCTTAGTTCGGAGGATCAAGAACTCCTGGATTTCACTACCTGGTTCGACAGATACTGA